In Silene latifolia isolate original U9 population chromosome X, ASM4854445v1, whole genome shotgun sequence, the following proteins share a genomic window:
- the LOC141619929 gene encoding uncharacterized protein LOC141619929 gives MGNAWSTYVPPSDSNWNWRNICKIRLKLNAGFVDNCWVADPKGYSVGSGYAWIQDQHPPVSWHSDVWDRWNIPKHAFIAWLIYHKALNTREKLHAHGISDSKDCVLCEDGTETHSHLFEDCLYSKCIMGQIENWLQLNLIPARRCSQLQQQVCRMAKLACWYTIWMERNNCRLNMQLTLPRNIVRELKRLIRARISQMLSCSVTSQDQHWLSRLDILI, from the exons ATGGGTAATGCAT GGTCTACTTATGTGCCTCCAAGTGACTCTAACTGGAATTGGAGGAACATCTGTAAGATCAGACTGAAATTGAATGCTGGTTTTGTGGATAACTGCTGGGTAGCTGACCCTAAAGGCTACTCAGTTGGGTCTGGTTATGCTTGGATACAGGATCAACACCCACCTGTGTCTTGGCATTCTGATGTTTGGGATAGATGGAATATCCCTAAGCATGCCTTTATAGCTTGGTTGATTTATCATAAGGCACTCAATACTCGTGAAAAATTACATGCTCATGGGATTTCTGACTCTAAGGACTGTGTGCTGTGTGAAGATGGCACTGAAACACATTCCCATCTGTTTGAAGATTGTTTATATAGTAAGTGCATTATGGGACAGATAGAGAACTGGCTGCAACTGAACTTGATTCCTGCTAGGAGATGCTCTCAGCTGCAGCAACAGGTGTGCAGAATGGCAAAGCTGGCCTGCTGGTATACCATATGGATGGAGAGGAACAACTGTCGTCTGAATATGCAGCTAACTTTGCCTAGGAATATTGTGAGAGAGTTGAAAAGGCTGATTCGTGCTAGAATCAGTCAAATGCTTTCATGCTCTGTTACTAGCCAAGATCAGCATTGGCTTTCTAGATTAGATATCTTAATTTAG